In Arachis hypogaea cultivar Tifrunner chromosome 2, arahy.Tifrunner.gnm2.J5K5, whole genome shotgun sequence, a genomic segment contains:
- the LOC112750983 gene encoding protein TIC 56, chloroplastic isoform X1 yields MASINNFNPFGGNWFNKPQNPLPAVNFNILGFFEHNANSPPFAAIGLPRFFRRRPKKPNNGEPGHFTQMAHQFFWECENIPDYRHTPEVEKILKQDELNPYIEERENPTEEEIRENEEWIEKLKNSPVMKFLLRAEEIRDKMNELDLEENKRPYHKEDWEVWKAVPHVTGPDGRPMPRKALKTDSEADDKFWDFARQFFFGLWGFRQRPYPPGRPSDAAQSIGYKNLERRYYDFIMRSGGWYYKDRLGRTRGPLELITLKTAWGAGIIDKNTFIWGEDMDEWAPIHMIYGMERAIATWEVRLAASATAFLHKLQKGIPPWVPLKGFEKKTYKQLQEEAIESKRRDLAVLEANDGVWPGVRIPSHALFLWASGSELTTILEEDHMPNKYIPRHLRLQLAKIIPGLRPWEVLSIEQAMDQITFNGQWYREPLGSFQTGPPYIQHWNMDMMRLYKIFEDLNDEVYENLVENLPGFEKIAEKVQRDFITRINKLLEKREAEKRRRRQLGR; encoded by the exons ATGGCTTCCATTAACAACTTCAACCCTTTCGGTGGCAACTGGTTCAACAAACCCCAAAACCCTCTCCCTGCTGTCAACTTCAACATCCTCGGATTCTTCGAACATAACGCCAACTCTCCGCCCTTCGCCGCCATTGGCCTCCCGAGGTTCTTCCGCAGAAGGCCCAAGAAGCCCAACAATGGCGAACCTGGCCACTTCACTCAGATGGCTCACCAGTTCTTCTGGGAATGCGAGAACATCCCTGATTACAG GCACACTCCGGAAGTAGAAAAGATTCTAAAACAAGACGAGCTCAACCCCTacatagaggagagggagaatcCCACTGAGGAAGAGATAAGGGAGAACGAGGAGTGGATTGAGAAGTTGAAGAATAGCCCTGTTATGAAGTTTCTTCTGAGAGCCGAGGAGATCAGGGACAAGATGAACGAGCTTGATTTGGAGGAGAACAAGAGACCTTACCACAAGGAGGATTGGGAGGTGTGGAAGGCAGTGCCGCATGTCACAGGCCCCGATGGGCGACCGATGCCTAGGAAGGCACTGAAGACCGATAGTGAGGCCGATGACAAGTTTTGGGACTTTGCAAGGCAGTTCTTCTTTGGGCTGTGGGGGTTCAGGCAGCGGCCTTACCCACCTGGGAGGCCTAGTGATGCTGCTCAGTCAATTGGGTACAAGAATCTTGAGAGGCGATACTATGATT TTATCATGAGGAGTGGTGGATGGTACTATAAGGACCGGCTAGGTCGTACACGAGGGCCTTTGGAGTTAATTACGCTTAAAACTGCTTGGGGTGCTGGAATTATTGATAAGAACACTTTCATTTGGGGCGAAGATATGGATGAGTGGGCTCCAATCCACATGATTTATGGAATGGAGCGTGCAATTGCTACTTGGGAAG ttAGACTTGCTGCTTCAGCAACGGCTTTTCTCCACAAACTTCAGAAGGGCATACCGCCATGGGTTCCTCTCAAGGGATTTGAAAAGAAGACTTATAAGCAGCTTCAAGAAGAGGCTATAGAAAGCAAGAGACGTGATTTAGCGGTGTTAGAAGCTAATGATGGTGTTTGGCCAGGAGTTAGAATTCCAAGTCATGCCCTATTTCTTTGGGCTAGTGGCTCTGAACTCACCACTATTTTGGAAGAGGATCACATGCCCAACAAGTACATTCCTAGACATCTTAG GTTGCAGTTGGCGAAAATTATTCCAGGTTTGAGGCCATGGGAAGTTCTGAGTATAGAACAAGCAATGGATCAAATAACATTTAATGGCCAGTGGTACCGTGAACCACTCGGCTCATTCCAGACTGGTCCGCCATACATCCAGCACTGGAATATGGACATGATG AGGTTATATAAGATATTCGAAGATCTCAACGACGAGGTGTACGAAAACTTGGTGGAGAACCTCCCGGGATTTGAGAAAATTGCAGAGAAGGTTCAGAGAGATTTTATTACAAGAATCAATAAACTATTGGAGAAGAGAGAAGCGGAGAAAAGGCGGCGGCGGCAGCTTGGCAGATGA
- the LOC112750983 gene encoding protein TIC 56, chloroplastic isoform X2, with product MASINNFNPFGGNWFNKPQNPLPAVNFNILGFFEHNANSPPFAAIGLPRFFRRRPKKPNNGEPGHFTQMAHQFFWECENIPDYRHTPEVEKILKQDELNPYIEERENPTEEEIRENEEWIEKLKNSPVMKFLLRAEEIRDKMNELDLEENKRPYHKEDWEVWKAVPHVTGPDGRPMPRKALKTDSEADDKFWDFARQFFFGLWGFRQRPYPPGRPSDAAQSIGYKNLERRYYDFIMRSGGWYYKDRLGRTRGPLELITLKTAWGAGIIDKNTFIWGEDMDEWAPIHMIYGMERAIATWEVRLAASATAFLHKLQKGIPPWVPLKGFEKKTYKQLQEEAIESKRRDLAVLEANDGVWPGVRIPSHALFLWASGSELTTILEEDHMPNKYIPRHLRLQLAKIIPGLRPWEVLSIEQAMDQITFNGQWYREPLGSFQTGPPYIQHWNMDMMRLYKIFEDLNDEVYENLVENLPGFEKIAEKVQRDFITRINKLLEKREAEKRRRRQLGR from the exons ATGGCTTCCATTAACAACTTCAACCCTTTCGGTGGCAACTGGTTCAACAAACCCCAAAACCCTCTCCCTGCTGTCAACTTCAACATCCTCGGATTCTTCGAACATAACGCCAACTCTCCGCCCTTCGCCGCCATTGGCCTCCCGAGGTTCTTCCGCAGAAGGCCCAAGAAGCCCAACAATGGCGAACCTGGCCACTTCACTCAGATGGCTCACCAGTTCTTCTGGGAATGCGAGAACATCCCTGATTACAGGCAT ACTCCGGAAGTAGAAAAGATTCTAAAACAAGACGAGCTCAACCCCTacatagaggagagggagaatcCCACTGAGGAAGAGATAAGGGAGAACGAGGAGTGGATTGAGAAGTTGAAGAATAGCCCTGTTATGAAGTTTCTTCTGAGAGCCGAGGAGATCAGGGACAAGATGAACGAGCTTGATTTGGAGGAGAACAAGAGACCTTACCACAAGGAGGATTGGGAGGTGTGGAAGGCAGTGCCGCATGTCACAGGCCCCGATGGGCGACCGATGCCTAGGAAGGCACTGAAGACCGATAGTGAGGCCGATGACAAGTTTTGGGACTTTGCAAGGCAGTTCTTCTTTGGGCTGTGGGGGTTCAGGCAGCGGCCTTACCCACCTGGGAGGCCTAGTGATGCTGCTCAGTCAATTGGGTACAAGAATCTTGAGAGGCGATACTATGATT TTATCATGAGGAGTGGTGGATGGTACTATAAGGACCGGCTAGGTCGTACACGAGGGCCTTTGGAGTTAATTACGCTTAAAACTGCTTGGGGTGCTGGAATTATTGATAAGAACACTTTCATTTGGGGCGAAGATATGGATGAGTGGGCTCCAATCCACATGATTTATGGAATGGAGCGTGCAATTGCTACTTGGGAAG ttAGACTTGCTGCTTCAGCAACGGCTTTTCTCCACAAACTTCAGAAGGGCATACCGCCATGGGTTCCTCTCAAGGGATTTGAAAAGAAGACTTATAAGCAGCTTCAAGAAGAGGCTATAGAAAGCAAGAGACGTGATTTAGCGGTGTTAGAAGCTAATGATGGTGTTTGGCCAGGAGTTAGAATTCCAAGTCATGCCCTATTTCTTTGGGCTAGTGGCTCTGAACTCACCACTATTTTGGAAGAGGATCACATGCCCAACAAGTACATTCCTAGACATCTTAG GTTGCAGTTGGCGAAAATTATTCCAGGTTTGAGGCCATGGGAAGTTCTGAGTATAGAACAAGCAATGGATCAAATAACATTTAATGGCCAGTGGTACCGTGAACCACTCGGCTCATTCCAGACTGGTCCGCCATACATCCAGCACTGGAATATGGACATGATG AGGTTATATAAGATATTCGAAGATCTCAACGACGAGGTGTACGAAAACTTGGTGGAGAACCTCCCGGGATTTGAGAAAATTGCAGAGAAGGTTCAGAGAGATTTTATTACAAGAATCAATAAACTATTGGAGAAGAGAGAAGCGGAGAAAAGGCGGCGGCGGCAGCTTGGCAGATGA
- the LOC140179950 gene encoding uncharacterized protein, whose protein sequence is MSYFSVKVYHHESFGLEGGLLKYLGGETTVIDYCNEDEWSLIEVYDIVSRQGYLKKDIAAMWYKSLGRSTEEGLRMLRTDKDAMDMANIGVREDMVELYVVHKTSDIHEEVEDVHMLGSTETAMQEQACGSNGPGPIVAFEAHSAGEVKRNFGPNVEEENVGEKDGKDESDEEEEGSDGSEDENYTPKGGVDDSSDSWSSDSKNGYCSEDSAAEVVFGDSDDDKEGAEGLVDVDIRVGDTFERGTTETQTDAAKESRSDNDRGKEKIPAGLGDEEEGYESEDFLDVPIVGDDEDDNNVAKRYPLHKQLKDMSEYRWEIGTLYVSREEFKDCATAYAVHTGMGLRFDKVDLRRVKVTCVKGCNWFAFCGKMKNEQTWQLTSCHNKHSCSRELKIGIMHAKWLSKVFLNKIAENPKIKLSTLMKKAYSKWNVELTKSKAARVKQFALDELQGTYIEQYWRLYDYCHELFRSNPGSTVMLQVERPPEFASERPKPGSDLRPKFQRLYVCLDACKKSFMVCRPIICLDGCFIKTPYGGQLLTAIGWDPNDQMLPIAYAVVEAETKDTWTWFLTNLCDDFGYDKIRSCTFMSDQQKVLISKLSFKELLH, encoded by the coding sequence ATGAGTTATTTTAGTGTCAAAGTTTACCACCATGAAAGTTTTGGTCTTGAAGGTGGGCTTTTGAAGTATTTGGGTGGGGAGACAACTGTGATAGACTACTGTAATGAAGATGAGTGGAGCCTGATTGAGGTTTATGACATAGTGAGCAGACAAGGGTATTTGAAAAAAGACATTGCAGCAATGTGGTACAAATCACTAGGAAGGAGTACAGAAGAAGGCTTAAGGATGCTGCGAACAGACAAAGATGCAATGGATATGGCTAATATTGGGGTTAGGGAGGATATGGTGGAGCTGTATGTAGTGCATAAAACTAGTGATATCCATGAAGAGGTTGAGGATGTACACATGTTAGGGAGTACTGAAACTGCCATGCAAGAGCAGGCTTGTGGATCTAATGGACCAGGCCCAATTGTGGCATTTGAGGCCCATTCAGCAGGAGAAGTGAAGAGAAATTTTGGCCCAAATGTGGAGGAAGAAAATGTGGGTGAGAAAGATGGAAAAGATGAATCAGATGAGGAAGAAGAGGGTAGTGATGGTAGCGAGGATGAGAACTATACTCCCAAGGGTGGTGTAGATGACAGTAGTGATTCATGGAGTTCTGATTCCAAAAATGGTTATTGCTCAGAAGATAGTGCTGCTGAGGTTGTGTTTGGTGACAGTGATGATGATAAGGAAGGGGCTGAGGGGTTAGTTGATGTCGACATCAGGGTAGGGGATACATTCGAGCGTGGCACAACTGAAACCCAAACTGATGCAGCAAAAGAGAGTAGGAGTGACAATGACAGAGGTAAGGAGAAGATTCCTGCAGGTTTAGGGGATGAGGAAGAGGGATATGAATCAGAAGATTTTCTTGATGTGCCTATTGTtggtgatgatgaggatgataacAATGTTGCGAAGAGGTATCCTTTGCACAAGCAGCTAAAGGACATGAGTGAGTACAGGTGGGAGATTGGAACTCTTTATGTATCAAGAGAGGAGTTTAAGGATTGTGCTACTGCCTATGCTGTACATACTGGGATGGGTTTGAGGTTTGATAAGGTTGACCTTCGGAGAGTGAAAGTCACTTGCGTGAAGGGTTGTAACTGGTTTGCATTCTGTGGGAAGATGAAGAATGAGCAAACATGGCAACTCACCAGCTGCCACAATAAGCATAGCTGTTCTAGGGAGTTGAAAATTGGGATTATGCATGCAAAATGGTTGAGCAAGGTCTTTCTAAACAAAATTGCTGAGAATCCAAAGATAAAGCTCTCCACACTAATGAAGAAAGCATACAGCAAGTGGAATGTAGAGCTGACTAAGTCTAAAGCTGCCCGGGTTAAGCAGTTTGCTCTTGATGAGTTACAAGGAACGTACATAGAGCAGTATTGGAGGCTCTATGACTACTGTCATGAATTGTTCAGGTCTAACCCGGGCTCGACAGTGATGTTGCAAGTGGAGAGACCACCAGAGTTTGCTTCTGAGAGACCAAAACCTGGTTCGGATTTAAGGCCAAAGTTTCAAAGACTCTATGTGTGCCTTGATGCATGCAAGAAGAGCTTCATGGTTTGCCGTCCAATAATTTGCCTTGACGGGTGCTTCATCAAGACACCATATGGAGGTCAGCTTCTCACCGCTATTGGCTGGGACCCGAACGACCAGATGTTGCCAATAGCCTATGCAGTGGTTGAAGCAGAGACGAAGGACACATGGACCTGGTTCCTTACCAATCTGTGTGATGACTTCGGGTATGACAAGATAAGGAGCTGCACCTTCATGTCTGACCAACAGAAGGTACTTATTTCTAAACTTAGTTTTAAGGAGCTACTTCATTGA
- the LOC112750996 gene encoding ferritin-2, chloroplastic isoform X2 has translation MFRWLDRTMLMNLNLLSMSRSKIDDIALKGFAKFFKESSEEEREHAEELMKYQNIRGGRVIQHPITSPPSEFAHAQKGDALYGC, from the exons ATGTTTCGTTGGCTCGACAGAACTATGTTGATGAATCTGAATCTGCTATCAATGAGCAGATCAA AGATAGATGACATTGCTCTCAAGGGTTTTGCAAA GTTCTTTAAGGAATCaagtgaagaagaaagagagcatGCTGAGGAGCTCATGAAGTATCAG AACATTCGCGGTGGTCGAGTGATACAGCACCCTATCACTAGTCCTCCCTCAGAATTTGCACATGCTCAAAAGGGTGATGCATTGTATG GTTGCTGA
- the LOC112750996 gene encoding ferritin-2, chloroplastic isoform X1 yields the protein MFRWLDRTMLMNLNLLSMSRSKIDDIALKGFAKFFKESSEEEREHAEELMKYQNIRGGRVIQHPITSPPSEFAHAQKGDALYAMELALALVEFFSNVNHIIFAMIK from the exons ATGTTTCGTTGGCTCGACAGAACTATGTTGATGAATCTGAATCTGCTATCAATGAGCAGATCAA AGATAGATGACATTGCTCTCAAGGGTTTTGCAAA GTTCTTTAAGGAATCaagtgaagaagaaagagagcatGCTGAGGAGCTCATGAAGTATCAG AACATTCGCGGTGGTCGAGTGATACAGCACCCTATCACTAGTCCTCCCTCAGAATTTGCACATGCTCAAAAGGGTGATGCATTGTATG CAATGGAATTAGCTCTGgctttggttgaatttttttctAATGTGAATCACATTATCTTTGCTATGATCAAGTGA
- the LOC112750990 gene encoding ferritin-2, chloroplastic gives MALSCSKVSSFSLSPVSSGCDVSANRKIAALSFSSSSKSRSFKVVAAGGGVDVPSKPLTGVIFEPFQEVKRDAFAVPVTPNVSLARQNYADESESAINEQINVEYNASYVYHSLFAYFDRDDIALKGFAKFFKESSEEEREHAEKLMKYQNVRGGRVTLHPITGPPSEFAHAEKGDALYAMELALSLEKLVNEKLLSLHSVADRNNDPQLADYIESEFLYEQVKSIKRIAEYVTQLRMVGKGHGVWHFDQVLLHEEAHV, from the exons ATGGCCCTCTCTTGCTCCAAAGTCTCTAGCTTTTCTCTTTCACCTGTTTCTAGTGGTTGCGATGTTTCTGCGAACAGAAAGATCGCAGCTTtgagcttctcttcttcttctaagaGTAGGAGCTTCAAGGTTGTTGCAGCCGGTGGCGGTGTTGATGTTCCTTCTAAGCCACTCACTGGTGTGATTTTTGAACCTTTTCAAGAGGTTAAGAGGGATGCTTTTGCTGTTCCTGTAACACCAAATGTTTCGTTGGCTCGTCAGAACTACGCTGATGAATCTGAATCCGCTATTAACGAGCAGATTAA TGTGGAGTACAACGCTTCCTATGTGTACCACTCTTTGTTTGCATACTTTGACAGAGATGACATTGCTCTCAAGGGATTTGCAAA GTTCTTTAAGGAATCaagtgaagaagaaagagagcatGCTGAGAAGCTTATGAAGTATCAG AATGTTCGCGGCGGTCGGGTGACACTGCATCCCATCACCGGTCCTCCCTCAGAATTTGCACATGCTGAAAAGGGTGATGCACTCTATG CCATGGAATTAGCTTTGTCTTTGGAGAAATTGGTGAATGAAAAGCTTCTTTCTCTTCACAGT GTTGCAGACCGGAACAATGATCCACAACTCGCCGACTACATCGAAAGCGAGTTTTTGTATGAGCAG GTTAAATCAATCAAGAGGATTGCAGAGTATGTTACTCAATTGAGAATGGTTGGAAAGGGTCATG GTGTGTGGCACTTTGATCAAGTTCTTCTCCATGAGGAAGCTCATGTATAA